TGTAGATTTGTACAATAGCGGAGAAAAAGACCTTCAGGAAATTTTCAACCTATATGACGTAGTGATCAGCAAAATAGATTCTGAAAAAAATAGTCTTGCATCAAAACTTACCCCATTAATGGATAAGGAAGAAGCAGGAAATACACTAACCGACAAAGAGAAACGCGCAAAAGATGTTTATGACAACAACTTGGGGGTGTACGCTACTGTTGAAGGAAGTGTAAATGCAACATTGGGTAAATTAGCAGATTGTGACAATCTTGTTCCTTTCTACGAAAAAGACTTCGAAGCAAAAAAGAATGATATTGATTGGTTAAAATCTGCAAGTAACAGACTGGATGCCAAAGATTGTGAAACGCCTCTTTCAAATAAATTGGCAGTTCGCCTTCACGAATTGGAGCCAAGTTCTACCTCGGCCTATTTATTAGGAAAACAAGCTGAAGCGGAAGGTAAAGCTTCAAAAGCACTAGAATACTTCAACCAAGCGGCAGATCTTGAAAAGGATAATTCCAAAAAAGCAAGAATTTATTACAGTATAGCCGAAAACTACCGTAAAAAAGGAAGCTACGGAACCGCAAGATCTTATTACAATAAAATGATTGATGTAAAACCATCGGCAGGTATTGCCTATTATAAAATTGGTTCCATGTATGCAGACAGTGCAAACAACTGTGGCACCACTGTATTTGAAAAAAGAGCTATGTATTGGCTTGCTGCCGACATGATGGACAAAGCAGCCCGTGTTGATGGTACCGTTGCAGGAAATGCTCGTGCCGCCGCAAGCAGCTATAGACAACGTGCCCCGCAAGCTAGCGATATCTTTTCTGAAGGAATGGCGGGAAAAACCGTTACCTTTAACTGTTGGGTTGGCGGAAGCGTTAGAGTTCCTAACTTATAAGAATGTACACCGCAATAAATATGTTTAAAAGCGTGATGGCCCTGGTATTGGCCATCACGCTTTTTGCATGTGAAAGTAATTACCAAAACGTTAAAAAGATGAGTCTTTCAGATGGCGCTCCAGTAGCTGAAGGAAAAGACATCAACTTTAAATACACTGATTCTGGAAAATTGGTGACAAACCTTTTGGCTCCCAAACTACTGGATTATTCAAACTTGGAATTTCCATTTAAAGAATTTCCCAATGGCATTGAAGTTCGATTTTGGGATGAAAAAGGAAAAAAAAATACGGTAACGGCAGATTATGCCATTCAATTTGACAACACTGGTTTAGTAGATTTACAGGACAATGTTGTGGTAATAACAGCAGATAGTGTGGTTCTAAAAGCAAATCAGCTTTATTGGGACCAAAAAAATAAATGGGTTTTTACAGACCAACCTTACCAAATTAAATTTAAGGACGGCTCATATAATGATGGCGCCGTGGGGTTTGACAGTAGCGAAGATTTTACTACCTTCCTATCCAGAAAAAACCAAGGAGTACAATTAGTAGACAAAACCAAAAAAGAAGATGCTAACTAAAGTTTACCGTTTTTTTGAATACGTTTATCTTATTATTGCAGCATTTTTTGCATATGAAGCTATAAACAATTGGAATGACGCCCCCAACAGGGCCTACTTATTTATATTCTTTGTTATTCTTGCTGTCTTTATGTTCTTTTTTAAAAGAAATTTTCGAAAGAAAATGGAAGAACAGAATAGAAAATAGTTGGTTTTGTAGACCAAAAGCTTAAATTTCAAAATAACCCATACACTCGATTTGGATTACAGTATTATTATCATTTTAACAATGCTTATACTCTCCGCCTTCTTTTCAGGTATGGAGATTGCCTATGTTTCTTCCAATAAAATTCATATTGAAATTGAAAAGAAACAAAACACATTTCTAGCAGGAATTCTAAAAAAAATAACCAAACGCCCCTCAAAGTTTATTGCCACCATGCTTGTAGGCAATAATATTGCACTGGTGATCTACGGTTTCTTTATGGGCGATCTGCTAATGGAATACATCCCCATTGCTGGGTTTACAGGTTTAATTATACAAACCATAATTTCTACGATTGTAATCTTGCTTACCGCAGAGTTTCTGCCAAAAGTTTTCTTTCAGATTTATGCAAATAGCTTGGTCAAAATTTTTGCGGTTCCAGCATATTTCTTCTATTTTCTATTTTCTTTGATTTCTGAATTTATCATTTGGATTTCAGATTTGGTGCTGAAATTAATATTTAAATCTGAAGGCGATACCGTACAACTCAGTTTCAGCAAATTGGAACTAGGAAATTACATTTCTGAACAAATGGAGATTGCCGAAACCCAGGACGAGATGGATTCTGAAATACAGATCTTCCAAAACGCCCTTGATTTTTCCGAAGTAAAATCGCGCGAGGCAATGATACCGCGTACAGAAGTAGTGGCGGTAGAAATTGACACAACCCCAAAGGAGCTCGCAAAACTTTTTACCGAAACCGGCCTTTCAAAAATTCTGGTCTATAAAGAAAATATAGACGATATTTTGGGCTACGTGCATTCCTTTGAACTTTTCAAAAAGCCTGCAAGCATCAAAAAGGTACTGATGCCCGTCGTTTTTGTTCCCGAAACCATGCTTGTCAAAGATGTATTGGGCATTCTAAGCAAAAAGAGAAAAAGCATTGCGGTAGTAATTGACGAATATGGCGGGACCAGCGGGATAATTACTGTAGAAGATATTATAGAAGAACTTTTTGGCGATATTGAAGACGAACACGACAGCATTGCCCTTATTGAAGAAGAACTGGGCGATGGCCATTATAAATTCTCAGCGCGCTTGGAAGTAGATTACCTAAATGAAACCTACAAGTTGGATTTGGAAGAAAGTGAAAACTACGAAACCCTGGGCGGGCTGATAGTGAACCATACCGAAGAAATCCCGGAACAAGGCGAAACCGTTGAAATTGAAGATTATATTTTTACAATTCTAGAAGTTTCAAGCACCAAAATTGAACTCGTGGAAGTAAAAAACCTTTCCGAGGATTAGATTTTCAATTATATCTCACTTTTTTTAATATACTTTTTTATTAATGGCAGGAAAATGGTATTTTCGCCCCCTAAATAATTAAAAAAACAATACTTTCAGAACCTTATTATTTATTAGTAACTAGAAGAATATCACAACCAACCCCTTCCTCTTCGCAAATGCGAAAATGAAGCAATATAAATTACGAACATCAAATGGCAATCTTAAACAGTATTAGAAAACGTGGGATATTTCTTATCCTCATTATTGCATTGGCGCTTTTCGCCTTTATTTTAAGTGATGTATTAACCAAAGGCGGCGGCACAAAAGTTCAAGACACCATTGCCACAGTTAATGGCACCGATATTTCCAGACAAAGCTTTATGGAAGAGGTAGAAGCTACCCAGCGTAGCATGGGCCCAAATGCCAATACCTCACAAGCCGTAAATATGGTATGGGAACGTGAACTTCGTCGCGTGATCTTAGATGAGCAATATGAAAAAGCAGGCCTTTCCGTTGAAAAAGCCCAATTGGATGACGCCCTTAAATCTTCATTGGCAAACAATCCAACTTTTCTAAACGAAGCTGGCCAGGTTGATGATGGCAAAATACAGGAATATATTGCAAGCATTAAAACTTCTTCTCCTGAAATGTACCAGCAGTGGTTAAACTTTGAACAAAATACTGCAGATGCTGTACTTCAGCGCACCTATTTAAATATGGTAAAAGGCGGTTTGCGCACCACCATTGCAGAAGGGGAGCAAGAATACCATTTCCAGAACGACAATCTAAATTTTAACTATGTAATGGTTCCTTATAGCAAAATTGCAGATGAGGAGGTAAAAGTTTCTGATGAAGAAATAAAAAAGTATGTTGCCGCACATCCTAATGAGTATGAAGTTGAGGCACAGGCTGACATTCAATATGTATTCTTTTCTGAAGAACCATCAGAATCAGACATTGAAGAAGCAAAAACTGAAACTGCTGCTTTGCTAAATAACAAGGTAGAGTTCAACCAAGACACTAAAAGCAATGATACCATTGCCGGTTTCAGAAACACAACAGATTATGAAGAGTTTGTAAACGTAAACTCTGACGTTCCTTACTACGACCGTTGGATGTTTAAGGACGAACTGCCCCAAACAGTTGCGGACACCCTGATCAATCTGAACGAAGGCGCAATATACGGACCTTATAAGGTTGACAATTCATTCTACCTTTCCAAAGTTTTGGAAACCAAAAAAATGCCTGATTCTGCTGAGTCAAAGCATATTTTAATTCGCTATGTCGGAACTTTAAGAGCTCCAGAAACTATTACAAAAACCAAGGAAGAGGCTCAAAAATTGGCCGATAGCATCCTGAATGTTGTGAAGAAAGACAAATCTAAATTTGCGGAGCTTGCAACCGAATTTTCTGATGACAGTTCAAAAGATAACGGTGGTGAGTTAGGAAACTCCACACCTGGAAGAATGGTGCCAGCTTTTGACAAATTTATTTTCAATAATCCTACAGGAACCATTGGTCTTGTAGAAACTGATTTCGGTTTTCACATTGTGGAAGTAGGAAAGCAATCTGAGCCCAAAAAAGCAATAAAGCTTGCTACTGTTGTCAAAGAAATAGAGGCTTCAGATAAAACAATCAATGATGTTTTTTCAAAAGCTTCTAAGTTTGAAGTAGCCTTACAGGATGGTGATTTTTCAGAATTGGCAAAAGCACAAAATCTTGAAGTAAAGCCTGTAAACAATCTTGGGAAGATGGAATCGAATATTCCCGGTATTGGCGCTAATCGCCCTATAGTTAATTGGGCTTTTGAAGATGACACAAAAGTTGGTGACATAAAACGATTCAGTATTCCGGAAGGATATATCTTAGCTCAACTTACGCGTAAAAATGAAAAAGGATTAATGAGTGTTGAGCAAGCTTCGCCTACAGTTAAACCGATCCTTTTAAATGAGAAAAAAGCCAAGAAAATACGTGAGTCTATATCTGGAAATACCCTTGAGGAAATTGCCAAAAACCAAAATGTAAGCGTGCAAACAGCCACAGGCGTTACAATGGCAAACCCTATGATCGGCGCAACGAACGAACCGAAAGTAGTGGGCGCAGCTTTTGGAACAAAACCCGGCCAGACTACTAGTCTGATTGATGGTAAAAACGGCGTTTATAAAGTTAAGACTACTGCTTTCAATCCAGCTCCGAAAATGGAATCTTACGTAAATTATGCCAACCAATTGAGTACCAAAGCTGCTCCTGCTTCACAAAATGCTGTTTACAATGCATTAAAGAAGAAAGCAGATATTGAAGATAATCGTGCTACTTTCTATTAATTGAAAAGCATACAAATATATCAAAGCCCTGTTACAAAGTTTGTAACAGGGCTTTTTCTTTAAAACTGTATGTTAGAATACTTAAAAAAACCGAAAATATCCTTTATTTTTAAAGAGTTTTTATCAGAATAGACAAAATGGACAATACAGAAATTATAAAAGCAATTGAAGAGAAATATAAAAACCTGGGCGAAAATCCCGAAACCTACCTCAAGGGACTTTTACAGGCAAAACCCATAACCTATTGGGACTATATTCAAGTGGACACCTTGCTTTCACTCCAAAAAACAAGAACTGATTTTAAGGATGAAGAAATATTCGTGATGTACCATCAGGTAACGGAACTTACCCTCAAAATGATGATCCACGAAATAAAACAACTTTCTGAGGGTGAAAACCTTTCAGAGGAAATTTGGTTGACAAAACTTGATCGTTTAAAAAGATATACCCGAATGCTCATCACCAGTTTCGATATTATGAAAGATGGCATGAGCTATGAAGATTATAACACCTTCCGTTCTACCCTCACCCCTGCTAGCGGTTTTCAGAGCGCACAGTTCAGAATATTGGAACTTTACAGCACTCGGCTTAAAAATTTAATCAATTCCGAAGGAAGGGAAAGATTACCGCAAAACCCCACACTTGATGATTACTTCAAGCATATTTATTGGAAAGATGCCGGTCTAAACAGAAAGACTGGTAAAATGACACTCACCCTTCAGCTTTTCATCGAGAAATATGAAGCAGATTTCAAAGCCCTGGCTGAAAATGTAAAAGGAAAAACCCTGGAAGAACGAGTGGCCCAAATGGAAAACCCTTCCGAAGAATTAAAAGAAAAGTTGAAACAGTTTGATCATTTTTACAACGTCGCTTGGCCTATGGTACATTTAGATACCGCACAGCATTATTTAAACAGTAAAGGGGAAAATAAAACCGCAACGGGCGGTTCGGAATGGAAAAAATACCTACATCCAAAATACCAACAGCGCAAATTCTTCCCTACCCTCTGGACCGATGAAGAAATTGCCAACTGGGGCGAATAACCATTTGGAATTCGTGAAATTATGGACATACAAACAAAACGGATATACGAAAAACCAGCCAACCTTGATGGTACAAGGATTTTGGTAGATCGCGTTTGGCCACGTGGCATAAGCAAGGAAGATGCAAAATTGGACGAATGGATGAAGGAAATCGCCCCTTCAACGGAACTTCGAAAATGGTTTGACCACGAAGAAGAACGATTTGATGATTTCTCAAAAAAATATAAAAAAGAACTGGAAGACCGTTCAAAACTGGTACAACAACTGTTGGAAAAAGCAAAGGAAAAACGCCTCACTCTTCTCTATGGGGCAAAGGATGAAAAACACAACCAAGCCATTGTTCTAAAAAATTATCTGGAAAACCAGTAAACTCCTCTTATTTAAACCTTTTCATTATTTTTAAGATTCCTAACCAATTATTGAAAATTAGCATGAAATATCCAATTGCGCTCTTCTTCATATGCTTTTCATTTACTGCAAAATCCCAAATACTCAATGCCGAATCGCTTCGGAAAGTAACTGATACCTCTGGTTTTTCGGGTTCTGTAAGTCTTGGCTTTTCATTGAAACGCGATGTAAATGACTATTTCGCCTTTAGCAGCAGTACACACCTACAATACAAAATGAATAAGCATTTGGTACTGTTGAAGAATGATATTGAATTAAAAAACATTGAAGGCAACAAATTTGAGAATGCGGGAATAACCCATCTTCGCTATAACTATAGGTTTCATCCTAGAATAGCATGGGAGGTTTTTGGGCAAGCGCAGTATAACAAAGTTTCAAAAATAGATTTTAGGGGACTCGTTGGAACGGGACCGCGCTTTAAACTAACTACTTCAGAAAATTATAAATTCTATTTGGGAACGCATATAATGTATGAACAAGAGGAGCTCAGCGATGGTGTAACACCGCTTCAACGCGATTTTAGGAGCACTTCCTACCTTTCCTTCAGTTTGTACCCAACCGAAACCATAAGCCTTGTAAGTACTACTTATTATCAACCTAAACTTAAAGACTTTGGCGATTATCGTATATCAAACCAAAGTTCATTGCTGATTGATTTATTTAAAAACTTTGCCTTCAAAACCACTTACACATTTATATATGATGAAACCCCCGCTCTTGGCATTCCAAACTCACAGTACAATCTGGAAAGCGGCTTTGTTTATTCTTTTGATTAAATTGTTAAACTTTCGTAAGCATGCCTCTTTGTGAAAGACTACTTGCCTATATTTACCTTTATTGAAAACCAAAACACCTAAAATTTCGTACTTATAAATAAAGCACTCCTATGGCCTCACAAAATTATTATGACCCAGCAGATTTAAAAAAATTCGGAAATATCACAGAATGGAGCAAAGAGCTCGGTGAAAAATTTTTTGAATATTATGGAAAAGTTTTTGAAGAAGGCGCACTATCTGCCCGTGAAAAATCGCTCATCGCGCTTGCCGTGGCCCATACTGAAATGTGCCCTTATTGTATTGATGCCTATTCAAAGGACGGACTACAACGCGGCATCACCAAAGAAGAAATGATGGAAGCCATACATGTGGGAGCAGCCATTAAAAGTGGCGCCAGCCTCGTACACGGAGTACAAATGATGAATAAGGTGAATAAACTTGAAATGTAAAATAGAACAACAATGATGAAAAACAAAATCAATCTATTCCTTCTCTCTTTAGGTCTGTCTGTAAATGCAACAACATTTATACTTACACAATACATCAACCTTTCCGATTTTTTAAAGGGAGGTTTATTCGGAATTGGTATTGGTTTAATGCTCATGTCCTTTCTCAAGAAAAGACAAACTGCTTAAAATCATTCTCCCGAATTTTCATTCGAAAAAAATTATATGCTTAAGGAAAAAAAGAAAAAACAACAATCTCTTCATAAACGCCATAGCGATCTTGCTATCGCAAATAAACAGTTGGAAAAACTCTCCAACGGCATATTTGCCAATGGCGAGCTTCCTACTTTTTCAGAAAAAATAAACGAAACCAATCAGTTTCCCCTGCGACCGAAGAAACTTGAAATTCTTCAAATTAACGTTGGCTATATGTGCAATCAGGTTTGCGAGCATTGCCACGTAGACGCAGGCCCGGATCGAAAGGAGATAATGACGCGCGAAACAATGGAGCAGTGTTTGGAGGTTATCCGAAACACGGGCGCCCATACGTTAGACTTAACTGGAGGCGCTCCCGAAATGAACCCAGATTTCCGTTGGTTTGTTGATGAGGCAAGTAAAGCTGGTATTCAAGATTTTATCGTTCGAAGTAACTTGACGATTATCCGCGCCAATAAAAAATATTACGATCTTCCGGAGTTTTTCAAAAGTCACAATGTACACGTTGTTAGCAGCATGCCACATTGGACTCGTGGAAAAACTGATAAACAACGTGGTGAGGGTGTTTTTGACCAATCCATTAAAGCATTACAGGAATTGAATGCCGTCGGTTACGGAATGCCCGATAGCGATTTGCAGTTGGATTTAGTCTATAATCCAAGTGGTGCTTTTTTGCCGGGTGACCAGGCGAGCATGGAAAAAGATTTCAAGAAAGCATTATTGGAAGATTTCGGGATTCATTTCCACAATCTTTTTGCCATAACCAATTTACCCATTTCAAGATTTTTGGACTATTTGATCGCTTCGGACAATTATGAAGATTATATGTATTCTTTGGTTGAAGCATACAATCCCCTTGCCGTAAAGAATGTTATGTGTCGCAATACCATCTCAGTAAGTTGGGACGGCTATTTGTATGATTGCGATTTCAACCAAATGTTGGAATTGAAGGTTGCCAGTAAAATCCAGCACATTTCAGAATACAACGAAGATATTTTGAACGATAGAAAAATTGTAATTTCACAACATTGTTATGGTTGTACGGCAGGAGCAGGAAGCAGTTGCCAAGGCGCGACGGCAACATAAATACTACTATTTTGGTTTAAACAATTTCATGAAAACATTTTTTACATTCTTAGTTTGCTTGCTTTTTTCAGGTATGATGGTGGGTCAAAAGCCACTTGATGAATTGTTGAAACAATACAACACCCAAAGTGTCCCTTACATTGCTGTTGAAGAATTGCGCATGTTTCAAATGAATGACACGGTTACAATATTAGATGCGCGAGAGCCCGAGGAATTTAATGTAAGCCACATAAAGTCCGCAATAAATGTTGGATATAACAATTTTTCTTTAGAGGAAAAACAAATCCAAAAATTGAATAAATATATTCCTGTAATTGTATATTGCTCGGTTGGAATCCGTTCTGAAAAAATAGCCGAAAAATTGAAAAATGCTGGTTTTGATACCGTAAAAAATCTTTACGGCGGTATCTTTGAATGGAAGAATAAGGGTTTTCCAATTATTGATCCTGAAGGAAAAGAAACTGAAAATGTGCACGCCTTTTCCAGCCATTGGAGCAAATATTTAACTGCCGGAAACCCTGTTTACTGACACTAATTACTGATTACTTATTACTGAAAAATGGGCTTACTTTCCTCAAAACAAACTGACGGCGACAATGAAATGGCTTTCGATTTTCATTTCCCCACTTCAAAAAAGGCATTGCTAATTTTTACGCGAAACCCAGAATTGGGAAAAGTAAAAACGCGCTTGGCAAAATCGGTTGGCGATGAAAGCGCACTGAAAATTTACAAGTTTCTGCTGAAACATACAGTGGAAATCACAGAGAAATTGAATGTGGATAAATATGTTTTTTATTCAGAAAACATTCATCGTGATGACATTTGGAATCCAGATATTTTCAGAAAAAAATTACAAATAGGAAATGATTTAGGCGAAAGGATGAAAAATGCCTTTTCGGAAATCTTCGGGATGGGCTATGAAAAAGCAATCATCATTGGCAGTGATATGTTCGATTTAAGCAAAAATGATTTGGAAACTGCTTACGATGTGCTAGAAACAACTCCATTCGTGATTGGCCCCGCGACCGACGGCGGTTATTATTTATTGGGAATGAAAGAATTGAATCCCGAAATATTTCAAAATAAAGATTGGGGAACTAGTAACGTTTTGGAAACTACGCTGAAAGATTTACCAAACGAAAAATATGTTCTGCTCGAAGAACGCAATGATGTTGATTATTTTGAAGACATTAAAGAGATTGACGCATTTCAGCAATTTCTACCACCTTATTTGGACAAAAATTTTTTATAGAATATGAATACTTTAAAATACATTGAAGAAGCGGCGGCCTATCTTCAACAAAGAGAGTTTGACAAACCCGAAATAGGGATTATTCTCGGGACCGGCCTCGGGAAAATAATTGAAAAGGTGAACGTTGAGGCAGAAGTAAGCTACAACCACATTCCCAATTTCCCTACGGCCACCGTTGAATTTCACAAAGGAAAATTGATTTACGGTACGTTGGAAGGGAAAAAAGCAGTGCTTATGCAGGGCCGCTTTCACGTCTATGAGGGCTATTCACTTACCGATGTTACCTTCCCCGTGCGTGTGATGCACCTTTTGGGAATCAAGCAATTGCTGGTAAGCAACGCTTCGGGAGCTATAAATAGCAATTTCAAAAAAGGTGAAATCATGCTAATTGACGACCACATAAACCTCCAGGGAGATTCGCCCCTTGCCTTTCGCGGAGTAGAAAAAATGGGGGAACGTTTTGTAGATATGAGCGCACCTTACAATGCTGAAATGAATCAGAAAATGGAGCAGATTGCTTCAGAAAAAAATATAAAACTGCACAAAGGTGTGTACGTCAGCGTGGTTGGGCCACAATTGGAAACCCGTGCTGAATATCGCTATTTAAAAATAATAGGTGCCGATGCAGTGGGAATGAGCACAGTGCCAGAAGTTATCGTCGCCAATCATTTGGGGTTGCCCGTTTCGGCAGTTTCAATCCTAACTGATGAATGTGATCCAAACGACCTAAAACCTGTGAATATTGAAGAAATAATCGCAATGGCTGCCAAAGCGGAACCAGACATGATTACGTTATTTACAGAATTAATCAAACAACTTTAGAATAATACCATGAGCTATCTAGATATCACAAACAACGTATACAAACAAGCGGCACTCACCCCAGATGTGGGGCTATGCTGCACCACAAACCCCATTTGGGAACTTCCCGGACTAAAGATTCCTAAGATTATGCAGGAAATGAACTATGGCTGCGGAAGCACCGTAAATGCACGCGATCTTACCAATAACCCGAAAATATTATATGTTGGCGTTGGTGGTGGAATGGAACTGCTTCAGTTTTCATATTTCAATAGAACTGAAAATGGCGTTATTGGGATTGATACGGTAGGTGAAATGCTTGAAGCTTCCCGAAAAAACTTTGCGGAAGCTGAAAGATTAAACCCCTGGTTTAAAAGTGAGTTTATAGATTTAAAAAAAGGCGATGCCCTAAACCTTCCCGTAGAAGATAATAGTATTGATGTTGCGGCACAGAACTGTCTTTTCAATATTTTTAAGGCTGAAGATCTTAAAAAAGCTATTGAAGAAATGTACCGTGTTTTAAAACCTCACGGACGTTTAGTTATGAGCGACCCGATTTGCGAACAGCAAATGAACCAAACCCTTCGCGAAGATTCCCGCCTTCGCGCACTTTGTTTAAGCGGAAGCATTCCAATTGCTGAATACGTGAAAGCGTTGACCGATGTAGGTTTCGGCACTATTGAAATTCGCGCTAGAAAACCATACCGAATTCTTGATCCAAAAAACTATCCAACGGACGAATTAATCTATATCGAATCAATTGAGGTTGCTGCAATAAAAGACCCAATGCCCGAAGACGGACCGTGTATTTTTACGGGAAAAGCCGCTATTTATTACGGAAACGAAGCTTATTTTGATGATAAAAAAGGACACATCCTTTTAAAAAACCAACCCTTAGCAATTTGTGATAAAACCGCGGGAGCTATAGCAAACTTAAATCGTGATGACATTTTTATTAGCGAATCTACATTTCATTATGACGGGGGAGGCTGTTGTTAAAGTGTTGTAATCGTCACAGGCGTTTTCCGTCTAAAGACAGATAAAACTTTGCAGTGGAAAAATACTTTGAAATCTTTAAAAACTCCTACCAGGGTTACTTTAACTATCTGTGGAATGAAATTACTCACTTCCATTGGGAAAACTATTTTTACGGATTGATCGCTGTTTCTTTTATGGTCTGGGTTTTAGAACTTTTATTTCCCTGGCGGAAAAATCAAAAAATTTTCCGAAAAGATTTTTGGCTGGATACCTTTTATATGTTCTTTAATTTTTTCCTTCTAAATTTAATTGTACTTATTTTTTTATCAAATGCTTCTGCAGAACTATTCAACGATCTTTTGGCAATTTTAGGATTGGAACTTTCAGATTTTCAGTTTCTTAATTTGGATGCGCTTCCTTTTGGATTGGGGCTTTTAATTTTCTTTCTGGTTACCGATTTTGTGCAGTGGAATA
The Aequorivita iocasae genome window above contains:
- a CDS encoding tetratricopeptide repeat protein, yielding MKTKFVLLFTILLLSFSGKSFAQAPDDCAISLSYFTEPAKIKNYEAALPHYEKLIKECPDYNLAIYQYGVKMFEYFIEEKGDKSKVEDLIQAYRLRLQNFPEQTKEGDVLATIAQIKFDNNLGSKAEQFKAFDEAFTKYPEDFTSGKSLYTYFSLAVDLYNSGEKDLQEIFNLYDVVISKIDSEKNSLASKLTPLMDKEEAGNTLTDKEKRAKDVYDNNLGVYATVEGSVNATLGKLADCDNLVPFYEKDFEAKKNDIDWLKSASNRLDAKDCETPLSNKLAVRLHELEPSSTSAYLLGKQAEAEGKASKALEYFNQAADLEKDNSKKARIYYSIAENYRKKGSYGTARSYYNKMIDVKPSAGIAYYKIGSMYADSANNCGTTVFEKRAMYWLAADMMDKAARVDGTVAGNARAAASSYRQRAPQASDIFSEGMAGKTVTFNCWVGGSVRVPNL
- the lptC gene encoding LPS export ABC transporter periplasmic protein LptC, whose translation is MYTAINMFKSVMALVLAITLFACESNYQNVKKMSLSDGAPVAEGKDINFKYTDSGKLVTNLLAPKLLDYSNLEFPFKEFPNGIEVRFWDEKGKKNTVTADYAIQFDNTGLVDLQDNVVVITADSVVLKANQLYWDQKNKWVFTDQPYQIKFKDGSYNDGAVGFDSSEDFTTFLSRKNQGVQLVDKTKKEDAN
- a CDS encoding hemolysin family protein, translated to MLILSAFFSGMEIAYVSSNKIHIEIEKKQNTFLAGILKKITKRPSKFIATMLVGNNIALVIYGFFMGDLLMEYIPIAGFTGLIIQTIISTIVILLTAEFLPKVFFQIYANSLVKIFAVPAYFFYFLFSLISEFIIWISDLVLKLIFKSEGDTVQLSFSKLELGNYISEQMEIAETQDEMDSEIQIFQNALDFSEVKSREAMIPRTEVVAVEIDTTPKELAKLFTETGLSKILVYKENIDDILGYVHSFELFKKPASIKKVLMPVVFVPETMLVKDVLGILSKKRKSIAVVIDEYGGTSGIITVEDIIEELFGDIEDEHDSIALIEEELGDGHYKFSARLEVDYLNETYKLDLEESENYETLGGLIVNHTEEIPEQGETVEIEDYIFTILEVSSTKIELVEVKNLSED
- a CDS encoding peptidylprolyl isomerase — its product is MAILNSIRKRGIFLILIIALALFAFILSDVLTKGGGTKVQDTIATVNGTDISRQSFMEEVEATQRSMGPNANTSQAVNMVWERELRRVILDEQYEKAGLSVEKAQLDDALKSSLANNPTFLNEAGQVDDGKIQEYIASIKTSSPEMYQQWLNFEQNTADAVLQRTYLNMVKGGLRTTIAEGEQEYHFQNDNLNFNYVMVPYSKIADEEVKVSDEEIKKYVAAHPNEYEVEAQADIQYVFFSEEPSESDIEEAKTETAALLNNKVEFNQDTKSNDTIAGFRNTTDYEEFVNVNSDVPYYDRWMFKDELPQTVADTLINLNEGAIYGPYKVDNSFYLSKVLETKKMPDSAESKHILIRYVGTLRAPETITKTKEEAQKLADSILNVVKKDKSKFAELATEFSDDSSKDNGGELGNSTPGRMVPAFDKFIFNNPTGTIGLVETDFGFHIVEVGKQSEPKKAIKLATVVKEIEASDKTINDVFSKASKFEVALQDGDFSELAKAQNLEVKPVNNLGKMESNIPGIGANRPIVNWAFEDDTKVGDIKRFSIPEGYILAQLTRKNEKGLMSVEQASPTVKPILLNEKKAKKIRESISGNTLEEIAKNQNVSVQTATGVTMANPMIGATNEPKVVGAAFGTKPGQTTSLIDGKNGVYKVKTTAFNPAPKMESYVNYANQLSTKAAPASQNAVYNALKKKADIEDNRATFY
- a CDS encoding tryptophan 2,3-dioxygenase family protein codes for the protein MDNTEIIKAIEEKYKNLGENPETYLKGLLQAKPITYWDYIQVDTLLSLQKTRTDFKDEEIFVMYHQVTELTLKMMIHEIKQLSEGENLSEEIWLTKLDRLKRYTRMLITSFDIMKDGMSYEDYNTFRSTLTPASGFQSAQFRILELYSTRLKNLINSEGRERLPQNPTLDDYFKHIYWKDAGLNRKTGKMTLTLQLFIEKYEADFKALAENVKGKTLEERVAQMENPSEELKEKLKQFDHFYNVAWPMVHLDTAQHYLNSKGENKTATGGSEWKKYLHPKYQQRKFFPTLWTDEEIANWGE
- a CDS encoding DUF488 domain-containing protein, whose translation is MDIQTKRIYEKPANLDGTRILVDRVWPRGISKEDAKLDEWMKEIAPSTELRKWFDHEEERFDDFSKKYKKELEDRSKLVQQLLEKAKEKRLTLLYGAKDEKHNQAIVLKNYLENQ
- a CDS encoding DUF481 domain-containing protein, giving the protein MKYPIALFFICFSFTAKSQILNAESLRKVTDTSGFSGSVSLGFSLKRDVNDYFAFSSSTHLQYKMNKHLVLLKNDIELKNIEGNKFENAGITHLRYNYRFHPRIAWEVFGQAQYNKVSKIDFRGLVGTGPRFKLTTSENYKFYLGTHIMYEQEELSDGVTPLQRDFRSTSYLSFSLYPTETISLVSTTYYQPKLKDFGDYRISNQSSLLIDLFKNFAFKTTYTFIYDETPALGIPNSQYNLESGFVYSFD
- a CDS encoding arsenosugar biosynthesis-associated peroxidase-like protein, whose translation is MASQNYYDPADLKKFGNITEWSKELGEKFFEYYGKVFEEGALSAREKSLIALAVAHTEMCPYCIDAYSKDGLQRGITKEEMMEAIHVGAAIKSGASLVHGVQMMNKVNKLEM